Below is a window of Hydrogenimonas sp. SS33 DNA.
AAGGGTTCGTGGACGACTACTGCCGGCCGCTCTACAAAGGCCCCATTTTCTACTGCCGGGACGCTTTCGACGGGGTCATCGCCATGAGCCGCATCGAAGAGGGCAATTCCGACACCAGGCTGCCGGGCGACCTGAAGAGTGACGAGACGGAGGTGAAGGTCAAGGAGAAGAAGGAGGCGGCCATTCCGCCGCTGGAGGAGATTCCGATGCCTTCACGCGACGTGCGCATTCCGGTGCCGCCCTTTTGGGGACGGCGGGTCATGACGGGCAAAGATTTCGACCCCGCCATCGCCTTCGAGTGGCTCAACCACCGGATGCTCTTCAAGCAGCGCTGGGGGTACCGCAGCAAGGGGATGACCAAAGAGGCGTACGAAAAGCAGCTCGACGAAGTGGTCTGGCCCGCCTACGAGCGCCTCAAGCGGCAGTTTCTGGAGGAGGGGCTTTTCGAACCCACCATCCTCTACGGGTACTGGCCCTGCCGAAGCGACGACAGGACGCTGCTCATCTTCGACGAGAGCGAGGGGTGGCACAGGGACGAAGATGCCGACCGGGAACCGCTGGAGTACGTGATGGGCCGTGCCGTGGCGCAGATGACCTTTCCCCGGCAGACCAAAAAGCCCTGGCGCTGCCTGGCCGACTATTTCCACCCCGACCGCCACGATGTGGTCGCCTTTACCACCGTGAGTGCCGGAAGCAAAATCAGCGATTACGAGCGCAGGCTCTACGAAGAGGGCAAGTTTCACGAATACTACCTGGTGCACGGGCTGGGCGTGGAGCTGGCGGAAGCGCTGGCGGAGGTGGCCCACAAGCAGATCAGGCTGGACCTCGGGATCGCGAAAAACGAAGGGCACACCCTGCGGGACGTGGAGATGCGCAAATACCAGGGGGCCCGCTATTCGCCGGGCTATCCCGCCTGCCCGGACCTGGAGCTCAACGGCCCCATCTTCCAGCTTCTGAAGCCCGAAGCGTACGGTATCACGCTCAGTGAAACGTGGCAGATCCACCCGGAACAGTCGACGGCTGCCATTGTCGTGTACCATCCCGAAGCGATGTACTACAGTGTTTGAGGTGAGAAGGTGGGAAAGTGAGAGGGTGAGAATAAGGATGAGGAGTTTGGAATGAAGGGGAAGTTTACGCCGTTGTTTCGGTTGTGGCACTGGTTGACGGTCTTTTCGGTTTTCGGCCTGCTTTTTACCGTGTTGCTCAGAAAGAGCTTTTTAAACAAAAACGCCGTAGCGGAGATCGTTCGGCAGAAACTGGAAACCTTCGGTGTGGCGATCGGCGCCGACCAGGCGATCGCCGTCGCCAAGGCGATCCGCGCGCCGATGTGGGAGTGGCACTACATTTTCGCCCTCTTTCTCGGCATCGCCATCGCACTGCGGCTCTGGCTGATGGCGACAGGGCGGGCGAAGCTTCCGATACTTGCCGTGTTGGAGGCGAAAGGGGTGCAGGAGAAAGTAAAGGCGTTTGTCCATCTGCTTCTTTGCGTCACCATCGCCCTGATGGCTTTGAGCGGTGCCGTCTACTACTTCCACGAGGCGCTCGGTTTTCAAAAATCCTCCGTGCACTGGCTTAAGGAGTTGCACGAGTTTCTGCTGACGCCGCTGCTTCTTTTCATCGCGCTGCATATCGGGGGAGTCGTGCGCCACGAGTTGGCGACGAAAGAGGCGATCGTTTCACGAATGATCCACGGTGACGAGGTAAGATGATCGAGCACTTCTTCACCTGCCCCTACTGCTGGCAGCGCATCAGCATACTCATCGACGGGGGGCTCCCCTTTTTCGAAGGGGTGGAGGATTGCGAAGTCTGTTGCCGGCCCATTACGGTGACGGCGCGGATAGAAGAGGGCCGGATCGTGATGTTCCGGTATGAAAAAGCATAAGGATCAGACGTTACGCAAAAGGCGTAACGTCATCTCGAAATCTTTGATTTCGAAGCTTTAGGGGGGTGCAGGGGACACTTGTGTCCCCGCCAAATCATGGGCTTTGCTCATGTTTTGTATAACATCAATAAGGACAATAATGAAACGATGGTTGGCACTTGCGATGGCGGGAATGGCGGCGGCTGCGTGGGGCTCCACGTTCGAACTCTATACCGACGGGGCGCGGTACACCTTCGCGCCGAGGCAGGGTTTTCTTGGTTTCGTCTCTCCCGCAGCGAAACTGGTCTGCGGCAAGCGGGAGATGCGGCCGTTTTTCGGAGATTTCTGTCCTGAAAAATCGAAACTCTGCCGCCTGCGGGGGCGTATCGTCGCGACGGAGCGGGCGGTGGTCCATGCGGAGCGCTCCCAGGCCTATCTCCAGTCCCTGCTCGATCATGCCGCGCCCAAAAACGGCAATGCCAAAACATTCATCGACCTGGCCAAACGGAGCGGGGAAGCCTATGCCGGCTGGGAGATGGAGAAGCGGGCCAACCAACGCAGGCTCAAGGCGCTGAAAAACCGAATGCGGCAGATGGCGCCTTCGATGGAGCCGGCCGCCGTTCCCGATGGGTGCGGCAAAGAGGTGACGCTGAAACTTCCGGCGGGGAGTGTGGCCCTTTCGATGCTCTACGAAGCGGACCTCGGCCGGAAAGGGGAGGTCGGCGTCACCCAGTACCTCAAACTGACCAACCGCAGCGGCATCGACATCGATGCCAGGGAAGCCCGTTTCTTTTTCAAGCCGATGCACCGCTATCTTCGCCCCATCCGCTTCTCCCCCTGGATTGTGCGTGACGCAACGGCGAGGCCGAAAGTCCGCAACATGAAGAGAGTGGGGCTGCCGATGGCGGCGATGGCGACGGATATGGCCCAGGCGCAGCCGGTGCCCGTGACGAAAATCTCCGCCCGCCGCTACGAGGTGAAGGGGCTCCACCTCCCCTCGGACGGCAGAGAGAGGGAAGTGGCGGTCTCCGCGTGGCATGTGAAAGCGGCTGCAACCGAAACGGTCTACCCCTACCGGGACCCCCGGGTCTACAAAGTGGTCCGTTTTGTTCCCAAGGAGCCGCTGGAGGGAGACCGGTGGCGCATCGTCAAAGGCGGCGAGATTCTCTCTACCGACGCGACGGGACTCTACGAAGGGGGCAAATATACCCTTTTCGTC
It encodes the following:
- a CDS encoding DUF4139 domain-containing protein; translated protein: MKRWLALAMAGMAAAAWGSTFELYTDGARYTFAPRQGFLGFVSPAAKLVCGKREMRPFFGDFCPEKSKLCRLRGRIVATERAVVHAERSQAYLQSLLDHAAPKNGNAKTFIDLAKRSGEAYAGWEMEKRANQRRLKALKNRMRQMAPSMEPAAVPDGCGKEVTLKLPAGSVALSMLYEADLGRKGEVGVTQYLKLTNRSGIDIDAREARFFFKPMHRYLRPIRFSPWIVRDATARPKVRNMKRVGLPMAAMATDMAQAQPVPVTKISARRYEVKGLHLPSDGREREVAVSAWHVKAAATETVYPYRDPRVYKVVRFVPKEPLEGDRWRIVKGGEILSTDATGLYEGGKYTLFVDVDEDVKVRRDRKVLKAKESFFGGSIHKKDGYRIEVTNSASETKKITIVDRIPVAPQPDVTVKLVKIDADAPIRYRLGEEGKVTIDLTLKGASSARVDVVFEVVYEKGKKINY
- a CDS encoding cytochrome b/b6 domain-containing protein; amino-acid sequence: MKGKFTPLFRLWHWLTVFSVFGLLFTVLLRKSFLNKNAVAEIVRQKLETFGVAIGADQAIAVAKAIRAPMWEWHYIFALFLGIAIALRLWLMATGRAKLPILAVLEAKGVQEKVKAFVHLLLCVTIALMALSGAVYYFHEALGFQKSSVHWLKELHEFLLTPLLLFIALHIGGVVRHELATKEAIVSRMIHGDEVR
- a CDS encoding CPXCG motif-containing cysteine-rich protein, which translates into the protein MIEHFFTCPYCWQRISILIDGGLPFFEGVEDCEVCCRPITVTARIEEGRIVMFRYEKA